Part of the Nicotiana sylvestris chromosome 2, ASM39365v2, whole genome shotgun sequence genome, ATTAAGTGACTTTTTTTACATAAATATAGAGTTTgagagaaaattaaaaaataaaaaactatttaGTAGCAAGCGAGCAAACGTTAAAAAGGAGAAAGGAGGAGTTTTCCATCTCTAGAACAAGGTTAGAACATGAAGTGAACTTTGCTCAAATTTTGTCCAAGTCTTTGGACGCATTTATAGAGCTACATATGCCTAACCTTAACAATAGTAGAAATATATAAATACTGAGAACAACCAATTTGAAAGCAACTTTAACGATTACTTCTTTTGTTTCCCATGTTTGGGGACCAGGATAAGATGATAAACAAGACTACATCAACCATATAAAAAATTGGTGGACAACATTAATATCATATAGAGAAAATTAATGATTATGCTTGGTTTTTGTTTATATATCCTTGATAGACATGGCTTTGAGTTTATTATTCTTGTTTGAGCACTCCAAtaccttatttcccttttttcgCATGTTGCTTTGAAGTAAGAGCTACCCTGAGCTTCTACTAAACATCATTATTAATTCAACTCACTTTTGTATATCTCTCCACCCATGAAATTATTTAAACTAAAGAATTTTGAACCATATTATCTTCTCTAATATATATACTGCCAAAACCTAGTTAAATCTATAAAGCTTCTCGTGATACAAAATTCAATTATGTTAGTGACTATATTTCTACTGACCTCGAAAATAGTTTTTCAACTTTCACAAGCAGAGATACACCTATGCTATACTGGGAGGGATCATAGGTATCCATAAAATACGGCaaaattctctctctctctctctatatatatatatatatatatatagtggtgACACCTTATATATCAAATAAATTTTGGTTAAATCTAAAAACACACCCAACTTTTAAATTCTGGGTCCATCTCTATCACAAGGTAAAGATAAGATCTACGTACATACTATACTCCCTAGTTCCAATATTGGATTCGTTTTTGTTGTTATTATCTTATTGTTGTTATCTCGTGATACAAAATGCAATATTGAGTTTTTAGATTTTACTCTCACAATTTATAATCTAGTGATACCAATAAGAGCCTTGCGTATAATAAGTTCTGATTTTACTCTCATTGTCCCAAATCCCTTTTCTCCTCACCTCACCATCTCTCTATATAAtagataaaaaaatttaaaagtgaATGAAGATTCTACATATTTACATCAATGCGATAACAGAGAATTAAGAAATAAAAGGAAATAGCATGAATAGTCATTCTTTTTAAATAAAAACATtacttcttgtttttttttccttttcagtgCCTCTAATTAATTTTAACCACCCATACTATTTTTAGTTCTCCCATATCATAGTCATCCATTAGAGTGCTTGTTTGGTTTGGTGAAGGAGGACACATTCATGTACTTAAAGTTTTCATGTTTCCATCATTGTATCTTAAAAGTGCGTTGATCAAATTACAGCAATGCAAGTACATGTCAATCTACAATAAGGCTgtgtatctttattttcttttagggcaAGAACTAGATAGAGTTGACAGAGGATAAGAATCCAAAGATCCAAAGCGAGAATTACTATTACTAGTATACCTTTTTTCAAAACCCTATATCAAAGTGACCATTGGCTATATAAAAGGGACAAATTACCACCCTAGAATAAAGAGTTCAAAAATTCTATTGAGagctttttaaaaaaaactagaTGCAATATATGCAAACAAATTTTGAGGACGAATTTGTTGGTTCGATTTCAGCCTTTGGAAAAGCACAAATGTCTAATCAAAGATGCACAATATCTAAGGGCTATTATTAAAGGTATCGGTAAGGCTTACTAGCTAGCTCCTCTTATTGGATATATCTTTTTGCCTCAACTGGCTTACATTGTCTGAAAAGGATTTAATTTATTGTACCAGCTACTTGCACTGATGTAACATGTTGATTGTAAAGTTGGGACCAACTGAAGATAAAGGAAacaatttttcattttcaaataCAGTATAACATGGTAATAGAGCAAAAGAAGCTAAGATGAAAGGCAAAGCTTAATTCCAATATTACTGAGCAGCATAGCGTACAGGCTCAAAGCAAATATTCCTCTGAAAAGACAATCTATTCATAAGCCGCAAAGTTAAAGCGACTAATTTGTAAAGTGCCAAAAATAGAAGATAAACGTAAAGACTTCGTTTCTCGTAGATTAAGAGGATCTAGGAAGTATGCATCAAGAAAAGAGATGAGTGTTTGTACGCGAATGGtgcttttttttaattaaaaaaaaaatatgggTTAACTTACGCTCTAATATAACACTTGGTACCCGTTACTTTTCACTAATACAAATATCGAGTTCTATACCCGCGAAAACTTAACAGATAAAAAGATCATTATTTTGCAAGAATATGGTGTTTTAATATCTGCAGTGTCACGATTCTACTTAATTTCTTGCATCTCGTGGAAAATATAACCAAATGGATGACAAGTTCTCATTATTTTACACATCTTGACCTGCCTCCTCAGTCTTCATGTTTAATGATGCCACCATTGGGTTTATTAGGAGGCACAGATTAGGATACGATGAAGTACTTATAAACATTAAAAATGTGTTAAATAATTAAGTGGCGCCATTCGGTACACCAGTAAAGTAGAAATTAGTTTGTAGCCTAACTACAAGATTTTGATGTACTTTGCACCTTCAATTGTAGAGGGTTTTAAAGAATGCTTAACAAGGCTGAGGATACTTATTGGAGAAGGCAAGTAGATTCTATCCATCCCAAAACACTAGCTAATTGCTTTGTGGTGCTGTCGCTTTTGGTTGTAAAGGAGAATGTCCAAATATTAAAAGCAGATTTAAAGGCCCAAAACGGAATTTGTCAGGCAGCAACGACCAAAATGGTGTTAATTATCACAAAATGATCCCCCTCTAGTAATTTACTTTCACAGGGATAAAGTTCAAAGATATGTTAGCTCTTTCGGGATAAGATAATTTTTGCTAAAAATGGTTAAGCATATATCGCTGCCCGTGGTCTATCGGAAATAACAGCTCTATCTTTacaagataggggtaaggtctgcgccAACACTAATCTCCTCAGATCCTACTTGTGAAATTTATATTTGCAGAAatggtttgttgttgttattgttgttggttAAGCATATATCTAAATTAGCTCATATTGCAGTAGGCTAGTTGTTTCATTGATAAATGAACATCTCTCTTGTCTAACTGTTTCAGGTCGAATTCCAATTCCAGCTTAAAGCGTATTTATGTACATTGTGTCTGTCTAAATTCACATTGGTGtttgtttttcttcttattaATTGGTTTTGTCATAAATTTCCCAACTCTTGTTCGAGATTCACCTAATTCATACATGTGCTGTTAGCAAATTTCAAAGTCACTAGCTAGAacctcaaaataaaaaaaatggcttTCCGCAAATAGCCAAAACATGCGACGCCCAATTGTTGCCATTTTTCATGGCATCCAAGGTACGAGACCGAGGCTGTCTACACCAGCCACCAAACTAGTAAGTCCAAATTTAAAAAGATCATTGACTTGCTGTTTATGATTCACGACATATTCACCAGGACATTTTCACAGAACATGTTTAACTTTTTACTGGAGCAGCACATCTACAAACCTTTGCTTAACCCAACATATCATGGCAACCATCTTTACAGAAACGGAGTGTTGGAGGAATCGAAAGCATACATACATGTCCACATACCGAAAAGCAAGACACCAAGTTCCCAAGCTTGTTTGTGCTCGATGCTTATATCATCCATCACATTATACAGGGGAATGGGAAGAAAGGGGTAAATAGCAACACTTCTGTGAAAACTTCTGTAAATTAACCTAGTTGTCTTGTAAACATTCAGGCTCATCAGCACagttaaaaacaaaaaaagttaCAAAATTTAACAGAAAGACTTGGGCCTTAATATCTATCCATAAGAAGCCAACAAGTTCACTACATTGCTCTTTTGGCTTTAAGGCAGAACACATGGGGacaaatctagcataaatgctaCAGCCTACAAACCGAACATTCCTAGTTCAGTCGCCTTCTCCTTCTCAAATGTCTCAAAATATTGGTAAATGATTGTGACAGCAAGAAGAATTCCAGTTCCTGATCCAATTGCTCCCATCAAGTCTGCCAAAACTGTCAATGCACCAATGCATACTCCTCCGAAGGCAGCTGCGGTAGGAATGTAACGATTTAATTCTTTCTGCAGGTTTGAATCACGATGCCCAGGCATCACCATTTGTTGCTCCTGTAAAACAAATATCATTAGAAGTGTCATACCAGCAATACTCGTGGAGTCATAGGCATCTAGAAAAATCCAAGAAGATAACAAACTTTTTACCGCCAAAGAGAATAATTGTAATATTTCCAATGGCGATTGAAAGAGTTActtttattttctgaaaaataactGTTTCTGGAAATACACAAAACCTTTGTCATTCAGTACTATGACCACTCTGTTTCTATATTATAATCCATGTGAGATAACCATGCTCCAAAAACCTACATCTTTCATTCATAGGCAAAACTAACCAGGGTTTTACAGTGATTCAGTTATACAGAGAGATGTGGGACATTGCTTAGTCAAATATTATGAATTTTCATTAGTATTTTATGAGCAGTTAGCACAATGGAAAGATAAACTCTGCTGTCTTTTTCAACTTATGGTGCCTGGAAGTGACTAGTTCTTGACAATTAAGTAATCTATAGCATTTATTTCTTCTCATAATCTACAGTATGGGGCAAAGTTAGAACCCCAGTAAGAAAGTTAACATTAGAAGTCTGATCAAGTTGAATTTTGATTAGTATTACTGTCAAATCACTTGGATAGAGTAAATAGATTGGGAGACTGAAAGGCAACCCAGCAAAAGCAAATGCTACAAGATCATTTACCTTAAGCTGCTTGGCAACATCTCTGGCGGATGATCCAGAAACTTCAATCCAAGTCTTCGAGAACAGGGCACAGGCTGACAACATGAACACTATATAGAAAAGAGCATGAAATGGATGTGCTACCATTTCTGCCAAGCTGAAATACATGAAAGTAGACAGTCAATTGCAATTGAGTAAGAAGCAATAAGTATAAGATGTGGGGCTAAACTTAGATCTGTGAAGAACATTTACAGCAAATAGAGATTGATTAGCTGAAGCAAAAGGATACAATACCTTGATGGAGCAGTAACAAGGTAAGCAAGACCAGCAACAGGAACAGATTGACCAGAATATTCAGATTCCTTCCAGGTTCCTATCAAATTCACGATGATATTTCCACCGTACCTCCTGTAGAGTAACTGATCATAGAGTAAagagaagaggaaaaagaaaataacttgTTAACACTCTTGGAACAGGTAACAGTAAGGTGTCAATTCAAATAAAAAAACTTTACAATTAGGTACCTGAGAGATGAAATAAAGGTTGGAGACAAGTGCGGACTGAAGAATAATAGGCATGTTTGAGGTGTAGAAGAGTTTGATTGGGTAAGAACCTTGCTGTCCGCGAGCATTCTTAGATCTAACTGGCAAAACTACACGGAATCCTTGGAAGTAGATAACAATGAGGAAGATCAACACAGTCGCAAGCAGATTTGTCACATTGGGGAGACTTTGCCGGTAGAATGCCTCTCGAAGGGCACTGATCTTATTTGCTCTAGTAATACTAAGATGGAACAGAGCAATAATAGCACCTTCAAATTCAGCGCCACGCCCAGTATTGATGGTTGTGGGACTAAAGGCTTTCCAGATAATGCTTTCACTGCAAAATATAATTAACTTGGAATCAAAAGCTCCAAGATTGTACAGAGGAGCCCAAAACAAGTTTTTTGATGGCCAGTAAGAAACTTACCAGATATTGGTAGCTATGAACAAGGAAATTCCAGAGCCAAGACCATATCCTTTCTGAAGAAGTTCATCCAAGCACATAACAATGATAGCAGCAAAACAAAGCTGAAGGATAATGAGGATAGCGTTTCCAACACCCAATTGGCTAACACTGCCATACATCCCTGACAGGACATAAGCAACTGCCTCACCAACAGCAATCAGGATACCCAACAACTTTTGAGCACCATTACTGCATGAGATAAATTTGTCAAGAGAGCACATCAGAGAGCTTATTGAGCAGAACAGGTAACAGAAACACCATAATATCTAGTTAACTTAATAGCAGGAACAAAATTTTGTCAGGTAAATTGTGTAGTAAGTACAAAAAAGCGGCATCCCTTTCTTTGAGGGTATGGATGAGGGGGGTGGTTGGAGCAAGTGAAGTAGGTTCAGATACAAGCATCAGATGAGGGCAGAAATATCAGTATAAGTTCAAGAGTGGGAACATTCAAAGCATGAAATTTGTCTTGCAAATCCATATAACACAACTAATATAGGTTCTGCAAACTGATTTGAGCATAAAAGTTATATATCAAATCATCCTCGAGAAGTTCCAAATAATATCCTTTTCTGATGGTTACAAACTATACTATTACCACTGCATATGGAATAAAACAAGGGACAACCAATAAATTAAACTGATGCAAATACATATAGTTGTAAAAAGagtaaacaaacaaaataaaagaaataataatATTGAAAGTGTATGAACTAACAGGAGTGCTCGGTCCTCACGGACATTGTTGTCCACTTGAATGATCTTTGATCCAGCTAGCAATTGCATCACCATTCCAGAAGTCACGATAGGAGTAATTCCAAGTTCCATGACTGTACCACGGTTTGACGCAAGAATGACACGCATCCAGTAAAAAGGATCCGCACCAGTTGTGGAATGTATGCCATAAAGAGGGAGCTGGCTGCAAACCAGAAAGATGGCAAGCGCAATTACAGTATAGATGACCTTCTCTCTAAattgaaccttcctgtcagcactCTGCACTTCTGGTAGGAATGAAAGAAATGGTTTCACAAGGTGCAGCACTCTGAATCCTCCTCCCATTGTTCACTATAAACAGAACTATCTCTGCTCGAACCATGAAAAAACAAAGACAAGAACTATTAGACAATTGACAGTGAAGATATAGTCCCTCAACTATACCAGCAAAAAGTACAAACATCTTTAAAACATTAAAGGGGAAAAACATAAAATATTAACTATTCAAAATTTCTAATTGTGGGATACTCAATTGAGTGTAATTTTAATGTGCATAGCTAGCAAAAAATATTAAATCTACATGTAATAATACTAGTATTAACAACATCTCAAGATAGATTTTAGAGCAAAATCTCAATCAATGAAAGGTGTTGTCATTCATTCAGATTAAGCAAACCATATATATCAAACCAATAATTTCCTAACTGAGAGTAACAGGATATTATTTGCACCCGAAACATGACTATAACTTAAGCATATAAATTGAGCTGATATCTGTAAACAAAACGAGAAAGTTCTTCCTACACCCGCCCCCGTGCCCCCCAATTCCAGAGGATTAAAACATGGAAATCGGAAATTTAATCAATCAACATATTCCTGCTATTAACAGGATAACTAATTCAAATAAACTTTTCTGAATGCTTGCAACACGACTAAAAGGTCGCTACAAATGCAAAAACATCAATTCTGATGTTGATGAACCACTTCAAATACTTTTGCATGGTCGATTAGTGAACATCACATAAATAATAAATCCATTTCATCTATAAAAGTCAATTCATCAAACCATATCTCTTTCTATAAAACATGTAAAGACTATACACATAGATGCCTTTTCAGATCTAGATCTCTTTTACCGTCACATTACCCATCAAAGCTAAAGAGCCTCCAAACAATTCAATTTTCGTACATTCGGAATTCAGACAAGTATAGGCGACGCACGGCCACATACATGCACAGCATATATAGAAAGAACAGATCTTGAGCTAAATAAAATCATCAGATCTATTGATTCTAATTACACGATTCAGATTTCAACTCCacaaaatattttcaaattcACACAATGTTTCGATCGATAGATCTCTCCTTCTAATACATCCATGACCTCATTTTCAACATGCGCAAACAAAATCAGCAGTAAAACTCAATCATGGAATAGATCCATTATAGAAAAGTACATGGAGAAGAGATCGGAGAGACTTACAGCGGCGACGACGATCTGGAGATGTCCGTGGACTATTATTTCGCTCGATTTCTCCGTCGAGTTATGCTGCTATTTGTAGGGTTTTGACCATGAGAGAGAGAAGGGGCGGATCTGACGGGTTTAAGAGCAAGCGTAACAGAAATGGAGAGTGCGTGACGCCAAgttggattaaataaataaaatatcttCACTTTGTAACAACTGGAAAATGCAGTTGGTGATGAAAACGTGGCAGGGAAGGTCTTTGGGTGCCACGAGATTTAGCCAATGGTATTGTCCCACGTGGCTAGTGAGACGGGTTTAGTGGTCACTGTTTGGATTGAATAGTGGCCGATGTTGAAAAAGTGAGCAGGAAATGGAACAAGTCAAACCCAATTTTTGGCTAATGGAAATTCATATTATCACGAAGTTTTGGTGCAAATTGCACTAGCCGGACCAACTTATTTTTTCGATTTTAACCCGCattaaaaattatttatatttaatagtaaaaaaagaatataaaatttatattatttttatatataatatatatatatatatatatatattttttattctactattattttgagagcgatTATACAGTATCATTTTTCCTGCTtataattttgtgatattttgagaCTTTTTATTTTTACGACTAAATGTGattaagagggtgtttggctaagcttataagctggtcaaactggcttataagcactttttgacttatctacgcgtttggtaaaattaaaagtttttataagttaagtgcttataagccaaaaataagtcaaaagccataagttggtcttccccaacttatcaaatttcagcttataagcactttaggtttgaccaaaatatttactattatatccctaaaataattctttttaaacaaaactcttcgtaCCCAATTCTTCAActgcttattattaattttagcatttttaatcttttatccaaacacgtaactgcttattttttaaatcagtttcaacacttaaaagtgtttttcagcacctaatgcttatcagctaatTAAATCAACTAAGCCAAATGGGTCTAAGCGCATTCATGGTTCGATTTATTAAAAAGGAAAGTAAATTAACTATCTTGATTTTTTCAGTTTTTCACTTGGATAATTTAATGCAAATTAAATTTAttcaatttattaaaattatggataaactttttcataagtaaatatatatttaaaattgAAATGTTCTCGTGAGAAAAAAATATGTTTTTTGAAAGATGCATAATTTATTCTTACAACCACTAAAGTGTTCATGAATTTTAAATCAGTTTCCGTCCAAATAATTTAAGGTCGGTCTTATATCATCACGGTGGTGGAGTGTGGACACTTAACGAATTGGTCTTTGAAGGTCTGTCTGCATAGGACATATATAACCAAATCATACTTGGCATTCAACTTCTCTTATTTTTTCCTCCATCATGTGCTACTTGCATTTTCTGATGATTGAAATCCTTTCTAATTTTTATGCCTTCACTTTCTACACACTTATCTTGTGAATATATTTGACCTCAGAAGCATATTATTAATTTGTTCATAACATTGTTGTATTggtccaaatttggacgaccacgacCATTGATGAATACGACAAACGACGAGATCCTCGTAGCTCGACGTCCAGTGGAGAACGATAGACAAGCAAACAGAGACTGCACGACTTTTACAGTCGTGTAGGTCCAATAGGGGGCACTAGGAATATTCCTTCGGATATTCCCCATAATATGCCTTTTAGGGTTCAGAAGGGGTTTGTTTCTTATATATAGCGGGAAAACAACCTTGTAAAAGGGGCTTTTCTAGCTGAAAAACACTGACtgtaatattattttttttacgtAAACGATTGGCATCTTTAGCGTTCGATCATTCATCAAGGAATATTATCCACTATATTCATCTTACATACCTTTGGTTTTAGAGATTgttatacttagctaagatttacctctttattttctttgattgatttgttcaaaaatattacaatatcttttgagtcaaacaatttggcatcGTCTCTGGGGATTTGAGATTTTGGTTTCGTCTAGATCCTTGAAAGGGATAATCACTACTTCTTAGCCTCGAAAAGACCAACAATGGCAGGAAAGGGAGAAGCAAGATTAAAGGTAATAGTAGGTGTCACGAACAACTTTCTGGATTCCATCAACGAAGCAGGCAGGGAAGACAATGAAAATGTAATGCCAAGCGTTACACCTGAGGGAGATGCCTCAACCCCCCACACGAAAGCATGACTGTCTCGCGCGAGAAGGAAACCTCAACATCCGCAACAAGAGAAGCATCACCGGCTGTAAAAAGGCTATTAGAAGAGGGGTTGACAAACACCTTGAGCAGCATACTCGACAAACCCGTTCAAAGGGATACCGGAGGCTCAATACACACAGAAATCGCAACTGTCGCCGATGAGCCAGAAACTCCATGCACATGTAACACTCATAATGTCACTGATGCAGGTAACAATGCACTTGCTgacatcttaaagaaaatggaagagatagaaaatgagaacaaaacgcTTCGCGATCAGATGAAGGAGCATCACGAAAGGGTCGATAAAATACCGGGCGCTCCGAAGTTGCTACCAAAATGGGACGTAGGTCGATTCATCGAACAACCATATAGCGAAGAGGTGACTCCCCACTCTATTccgaaaaccttcaaaatgccgccatacttgaaaatatatgatggcaccACGGACCCGAAAGATCACATAATCTACTACGTCACTGTAGTAAAAGGCAACGATCTGTCGAAAGAACAGGTGTCATCGGTGCTGCTGAAAAAGTTCAGCGAAACTCTGACAGGGGGGCGTTGacatggtattcccaactaccaGCATGATCAATATCAACGTTCGAAGAAATGACAGATAAATTCATCACCGCTCACGCGAGAGCGAAAAAGGCAGAGGCTAGGGTAAATGACATCTTCGCCGTCAGGCAGACGACATGCGAAGGACTTCGGGATTTACTAGCCCGATTCAACAGGGTAAGAATGAGCCTACCTAATGTATCAGAAGGGATGGCAGTAGCAGCCTTCCAAAATGGATTAAATAGAAATGGGTCAAAAGCAACCAAGAAGCTGCTAAGTAGACTTATAAAGTACCCCCTACCACCACCACGTGGGAAGAAATCCATAATGCCTATTGTACCGAAGTAAGGGCAGATGAGGATGACCTAAATAGTCCGATCCAACGGCTAACATCGGTCCAAACCTAAACAAGGAGAGATCGCCGCAACGATGGTCAACGGGACCAACTATCCcgtttcaatcgagaaaggcatcaGCCCTACATCCGGACATACATTCCACCTCCTCCACGATATGCAGACGCCATACCTCGACACACCGCGCTACAtagaaatgaaagaggtatgcctccactgttatatgctcataacttttgtgtttcttcttcaaaaatagtGTATGCACTAGAAAAGCTCGGCATAAAGGTGTAgtggccacaaaagatgaagtCAGATCTGAGCACCCGAAAATCGAACGTTCTATGTGAATTCCACTAGGAAAGGGGACACAAGACCGAAGACTGCATAGGTATACGATAGGAAGTGGTAAGAATGCTAAATCAGGGATACCTAAAAGAACTGCTAAGCGATCGAGGACGGGTTAACTTTGCTCGTGGACGTGATCAACCTCAAGGACCCCCAAAACCACCTTCACTAGCTCGTACCTTACAAATGATTATTGGCGGCAGCGATGATacggtaatcaaccatgtgaaattcaccaccacacacAAACTCAAGCGGACGATCACTCACGAATGGTACGATGACCTCAAAGATAGTATCGTCTTTGATAAGTCAGATACCAACGGTTTATCTTTCactcactatgatgctttggttataactttacgtATCGCGAATACTGATGTAAAAAAACTAATGGTGGATGACGGAAGCGGCGCGTGTATTATTCATCCATGAGTTTTTATATAGATGAGACTCGAGGATAAGATATTACCATGCTGCATAATAGGAaagggttttaataatgcagtggaaTGAACCTTTGGAGAGATAGTATTACCCGTTTTGGCAGGAAGAGTCACTCTAGAAATGACGTTTCATGTCATGAACTAGGAAACAACCTACAACGCCATTATAGGGCatccatggatacacgccatgcgagccGTCTGATaattagggattttgatacattttatactccttcttgcttaaattttgattagaaatgtgtacaaaatagttccaaaggctcacaagttgtgcttaattgcaggtttgatcaacaaagtgacaagaaaTCAAATAttagctcaaaaggagtgaaacttgcacaagtatcaagacaagacaatgctcaggcaaaacaaggccagtgcagccgcacaccattctgtgcggtccgcactgtgagGTTCAAAGAGCATGAGATTCAGGcacaaaggcaatgcggccgcactaagttttgtgtggaccgcactaagATCAATGCggtcgcactcgatttagtgAGGTCCGTAGTAAGGaggatcagagagttgccaaATTCCGAGTttaagccaatgcggtccgcgctccattttatgcggaccgcactagaagcctccgcggtcgCAGTCCATTCTCTATGGTTCGTAGTGCCCGAGTTCAAAGAGTTAGattttcaagttcagagccctagtgcggccgcataccattttgtgcggtccgcactagccccgcaggggtatttttgtctagatttttcagcttagtataaatagcttcttttc contains:
- the LOC104247866 gene encoding uncharacterized protein, yielding MGGGFRVLHLVKPFLSFLPEVQSADRKVQFREKVIYTVIALAIFLVCSQLPLYGIHSTTGADPFYWMRVILASNRGTVMELGITPIVTSGMVMQLLAGSKIIQVDNNVREDRALLNGAQKLLGILIAVGEAVAYVLSGMYGSVSQLGVGNAILIILQLCFAAIIVMCLDELLQKGYGLGSGISLFIATNICESIIWKAFSPTTINTGRGAEFEGAIIALFHLSITRANKISALREAFYRQSLPNVTNLLATVLIFLIVIYFQGFRVVLPVRSKNARGQQGSYPIKLFYTSNMPIILQSALVSNLYFISQLLYRRYGGNIIVNLIGTWKESEYSGQSVPVAGLAYLVTAPSSLAEMVAHPFHALFYIVFMLSACALFSKTWIEVSGSSARDVAKQLKEQQMVMPGHRDSNLQKELNRYIPTAAAFGGVCIGALTVLADLMGAIGSGTGILLAVTIIYQYFETFEKEKATELGMFGL